The Brassica oleracea var. oleracea cultivar TO1000 chromosome C7, BOL, whole genome shotgun sequence sequence CAAAAAGAATAAGGAAATGTGTAACTATTGATGGTTGCATGTGTAGGACCAATTTTTCCGTTGATCTATGTTGTTTTAAATAAGATTGTTATGACTGTTATGATTATTTAGTTATTTTTATTCTATGTTATGTTGGCTTGAATTGAATGTTCAGTTTTTTTTTCCAATGAGCATCAAAATCGATCCAAAAGATGAAACTTAGTTCAAATTTTATTATTCTACTACTAAAGATGTCTTAATTTGTTTTATGTTTTTGTAATATCTTTAACATTTTGTGTAAACCAATCATTTCATTTACTTTCATATAATTTTTTTAAAAATTAGGTTTTCGTATATGCCAACTACGTCACAAGGAGTTCAGTTTCTAAATTATGAAGAGAGAGTAGAGTTGTAGAATTTGGTGAATGAACAATTTGAAGAGTTGATTATTCAACCGACTTTGAGTTACTAAAATGAATATTTTGAAAGAGGATCAATCCAAATTATTTGGCTTCGGTTACAAGAAGATCATGCAGCTTATCTTCAATTATTATGAATATCACATGATTGCTTCAGAACATTGTGTCATCAAATGGAAGCAAATTATGGGTAGGGACCAACACTGAATTTAAACAGTGAAGAGACTGTAGCCATGTTTCTACGGATATGTGGATACAATGAAGTTTAATGAGATGTTAGACTACGATTTGGTCAAAACCTATAAACAAAGAAAACAAGTTAAATTGCTTAGAGCGACTGAGTTACTTGCTTATAATTATATTCACACTCCGACATGGTAAAAACTAAATAGAATTCGTGATTGACTTATGGATAGAAAATATTGTCAATTATAACGGATTTGTTGGATCAATGGACATGGTTCATGTGTGTGTGAAGGTCAAGCCAGAGTTACAAGGAATGAATTGAGATCGACATGATAGAACATCTTTTAATATCATGACCATTTGTGTTTAGATATGTTGTTCACATATGTTTGGAAAAGAACCGCATACGGCATAATCTTGTCATGATAAATCATTTCTTACAATGGCGCAAAACAATCATCGTGAATTTCTTTTACCACCACCAGATAATATGATGTTCTTGACTTTAGCTATTCAAATAAACAAGTTTTTTTTCTCCATATAGATCATCACGAAATATGGTCGTTTGGTATCTTATGTAGCAGTAACTTTTTAATCGTTAGCATGTACCTTTGCGTTTAGTTATTGAAAAAAACATTTGGAGTTTGGAAAAAAAAATGAAGAATTGATTTTTTGTGAATTTTCAAGACATAGTATTGATGTGCAAAGGAGATTGGTATTAGCTACAATGAGTCTTCATAATTTAAAGATGATGTATTTGCTGAAATAATGGGACAAACATATGTTGAAAACACCGAACTGGAGAATGATACTAAAGACATGAAAACGCTGGATGCAAATATCAGAGAGTATATTGTAAACACACTATGAGTCGTAAAAATATTATGTAATACTGTTTTTCTAATAATGTATTTAAATTTATGTTATGTATTTGATTTTTGATAAAATAATATGTAATTGTTTGAGTTAATCTTTTTTTAAAAAAATAGTAATAAACCTTTCTCTTTCTAAACTTTTTCTCCAACCTCTCACTACAAAACTTCTTAACTAAGCCTGCGTTCGGTGACCGGCGGTGAGCTCCGTCGTCGGTCACCACCACCAACTTTTGTCTTTTGATGTAATATATTCGGTCCGGTACCGACTCTACTTCCGCTCTGTCGGACTTCCTCTTTCGCTAGGCGAGTCTATGTTGGATTTTCTCTTTCGCTAGGCGATTTTTTTCTTTTGTTGTGTTTATCGGTTTCAATCAGGGCTGATCTTCATGATATCTTCTATCCCTGCTTTGAACCGATCAATAATCATCCGATCTTCATGATTGGATAACTGTCAATATTTGCTTTTCACTTCGAGCTTAACTTCATCCCGTAGAATACTCAATCAAATATCTTCTTCATCGCTCACTCTGATCTCTTTTTGATGAGAATCAGTCTCTACTCTGTTTATTTAACCGTCCAAGGCATTCAAGTGGAGCATCTCTAATAAGAAGGAAGAAGACTTTGATGGTTAGCTTGAATCGTTTGTGAAGTGGATTCAGGAGAGTCCGGCGTTGTTTCAACGGTCCGGCAAAGGGTCTTTTGATTCCAATTATCCTTGGAGTTAATTCCGGTGAAGCAAGACCTCTTTTATTGAGTGTTTGCGTTAAAGTGAGAAGCATGTAAATTGGTATTGGACTTGCGATTAGGTTTCAGATGCTACAACAGTGGCAAACAGAAAAGATCGGAAGTGGTGAAGATGAAGCTCCCACGGTGGAGAAGCTCTTGCGGCGGAGAAACTCTCGGTGGCCATCTGATATCTTGCATATTTACATTGTTTTATCCATTCACCCATGTGCATTTTGATCATATAGACTAGGATTTAGCCATGTTTAGGTTGCATTTTGCATACATGAGTCTTTATCAGGTATTGGAGTACCACATGGAGCTCTTGGAGGCATTTGGGTACATTTGGAGCTCAAAAGAAGTGTTTAAAGCGATTAACGGACGAGCAGCGCACCAGAGCGACCTCACCGGAGCGACGCCGTGAAGTCGCTGTGACACACATCCCGAAGCGATCCAGCCAGAGCGACATGGAGAGGTCGCTCGCGTTTCTATCGTGAGACACCCCTCTCAGAGCGACTTGCCAGAGCGACGCTCCGAGGTCGCTCGCGTTTCCATGGCGAGACGACACAAAATGAAGCCCGGAGCGACCTCTCAGAGCGACCCACTGAGGTCGCTCCCGAAGTCCGGAGCGACGCACCAAGGTCGCTCGCGTCCTCTCGTCCAGAGACACCAAAATCGAGCATCCTGGAGCGACCCCTCAGAGCGACCTACCAAGGTCGCTCCTAGCCAGAGCGACCAGCACAAGTCGCTCGCGTTTTGACGGGGCGAGACACGAAGAAACGCGTCGGGAGCGACCTCCTGGGAGCGACTATGCTAGGTCGCTCCGCGTGTTTGATTGGACGATTTTTATGTTATTTCAGGGGCCTTTTGGTCATTTGTTTTATTGTTTTTAGATTGCATAAACCTAAGTTAAGTATTTGGGGGGAGCCACCAGAGAAAAACAATCTTTTTTTCTGGAGAACAACTAGTAAAACTTCTTTTGATTCAGATTTCATTGCTTTCATCTTGTGTTCTTGTTGATTTCTTATCTATTTCTCTACAAGATTAATCTGAAATCCAATATGGGTTTAAGAGGAATCATGGAGATTAGTGAGTAATCANNNNNNNNNNNNNNNNNNNNNNNNNNNNNNNNNNNNNNNNNNNNNNNNNNNNNNNNNNNNNNNNNNNNNNNNNNNNNNNNNNNNNNNNNNNNNNNNNNNNNNNNNNNNNNNNNNNNNNNNNNNNNNNNNNNNNNNNNNNNNNNNNNNNNNNNNNNNNNNNNNNNNNNNNNNNNNNNNNNNNNNNNNNNNNNNNNNNNNNNNNNNNNNNNNNNNNNNNNNNNNNNNNNNNNNNNNNNNNNNNNNNNNNNNNNNNNNNNNNNNNNNNNNNNNNNNNNNNNNNNNNNNNNNNNNNNNNNNNNNNNNNNNNNNNNNNNNNNNNNNNNNNNNNNNNNNNNNNNNNNNNNNNNNNNNNNNNNNNNNNNNNNNNNNNNNNNNNNNNNNNNNNNNNNNNNNNNNNNNNNNNNNNNNNNCCTTTCTCTTTAGGGGATAAGGCACGTCAGTGGGAGAAGTCTCTACCCAGCGACTCTATCACTACTTGGGATGAGTGCAAGAGAGCATTCTTGGAGAAACTCTTCTCATCCTCAAGAACTGCTAAGCTGAGAAATGAGATCTCCAGTTTCCAACAGAAGAACTTGGAATATTTCAGTGAAGCCTGGGAGAGATTCAAGGGCTACCAAGCTCAATGCCCACACCATGGTTTTTCTAAGGAGAGCTTGCTGAGCACATTATACCGTGGTGCTCTTCCTAAGTACATGGCCAGACTGGATACAGCTAGCAATGGGTTCTTTTTGGGGAGAACTGAGGAAGATGCAGAGGAGCTGGTTGACAACATGGTAAAGAGTACAGTGGAGACCACGACAGAAGTAGTCAAACAGATGATAAGCAGACGAGGAAGGAGTTGAAAGCTCTACAGGATAAGATAGACATCCTCNNNNNNNNNNNNNNNNNNNNNNNNNNNNNNNNNNNNNNNNNNNNNNNNNNNNNNNNNNNNNNNNNNNNNNNNNNNNNNNNNNNNNNNNNNNNNNNNNNNNNNNNNNNNNNNNNNNNNNNNNNNNNNNNNNNNNNNNNNNNNNNNNNNNNNNNNNNNNNNNNNNNNNNNNNNNNNNNNNNNNNNNNNNTCAACCTCAACAAAACCCCTCATCTGGTTCCTCTGCTCCTCAAGAGAGCAGCACTGACACCCTCCTGAAACAAATCTTGGAGTCTCAGACTAGAAGTGATAAACATGTTGGTTATGAGTTGAAGAACTTTCATTCCAAGATTGATGAGAGCTACAATGAGCTCAACAACAAGTTCTCACATCTTGCTTCTACAGTCAAGAATTTAGAGAATCAGTTTGCTTCAATGAACACTCACCAGAATCGCCAGCAAGGATCTTTACCTGGAAAATCTGACCAAAACCCCAAAGAGGCCAAAACTATCACCTTTAGGAGTGGTAAGCAATTACCTCCTACAACCCTCACCAGGGATGCTGAGAAACTAGGTGAGGAGGTGGCCATCAACTTAGATGATGAAGTGGTGATTGTTGATGAGAAAATCAATGATGAAATCTTAGAGAAGATTGTGGAAGCCAAAGGTAAAGGAAATGTTGGGGAAGAGAAGAAAACAGTGAAAGATGGTGAAGTTNNNNNNNNNNNNNNNNNNNNNNNNNNNNNNNNNNNNNNNNNNNNNNNNNNNNNNNNNNNNNNNNNNNNNNNNNNNNNNNNNNNNNNNNNNNNNNNNNNNNNNNNNNNNNNNNNNNNNNNNNNNNNNNNNNNNNNNNNNNNNNNNNNNNNNNNNNNNNNNNNNNNNNNNNNNNNNNNNNNNNNNNNNNNNNNNNNNNNNNNNNNNNNNNNNNNNNNNNNNNNNNNNNNNNNNNNNNNNNNNNNNNNNNNNNNNNNNNNNNNNNNNNNNNNNNNNNNNNNNNNNNNNNNNNNNNNNNNNNNNNNNNNNNNNNNNNNNNNNNNNNNNNNNNNNNNNNNNNNNNNNNNNNNNNNNNNNNNNNNNNNNNNNNNNNNNNNNNNNNNNNNNNNNNNNNNNNNNNNNNNNNNNNNNNNNNNNNNNNNNNNNNNNNNNNNNNNNNNNNNNNNNNNNNNNNNNNNNNNNNNNNNNNNNNNNNNNNNNNNNNNNNNNNNNNNNNNNNNNNNNNNNNNNNNNNNNNNNNNNNNNNNNNNNNNNNNNNNNNNNNNNNNNNNNNNNNNNNNNNNNNNNNNNNNNNNNNNNNNNNNNNNNNNNNNNNNNNNNNNNNNNNNNNNNNNNNNNNNNNNNNNNNNNNNNNNNNNNNNNNNNNNNNNNNNNNNNNNNNNNNNNNNNNNNNNNNNNNNNNNNNNNNNNNNNNNNNNNNNNNNNNNNNNNNNNNNNNNNNNNNNNNNNNNNNNNNNNNNNNNNNNNNNNNNNNNNNNNNNNNNNNNNNNNNNNNNNNNNNNNNNNNNNNNNNNNNNNNNNNNNNNNNNNNNNNNNNNNNNNNNNNNNNNNNNNNNNNNNNNNNNNNNNNNNNNNNNNNNNNNNNNNNNNNNNNNNNNNNNNNNNNNNNNNNNNNNNNNNNNNNNNNNNNNNNNNNNNNNNNNNNNNNNNNNNNNNNNNNNNNNNNNNNNNNNNNNNNNNNNNNNNNNNNNNNNNNNNNNNNNNNNNNNNNNNNNNNNNNNNNNNNNNNNNNNNNNNNNNNNNNNNNNNNNNNNNNNNNNNNNNNNNNNNNNNNNNNNNNNNNNNNNNNNNNNNNNNNNNNNNNNNNNNNNNNNNNNNNNNNNNNNNNNNNNNNNNNNNNNNNNNNNNNNNNNNNNNNNNNNNNNNNNNTCGAGCCTTGAAAACTCTTCCTGAAACTTGTTGATTGCTGAAACTCAGTCTTAGAAGCCAACTACAACCTTATTTGAACTGGACGAACTTAATGCATCTTGCTCATGGTCCCTTGGGTACTGAGTCATGGATATACACACTTGAGTTGTCACATCCTTTACGCCAATCTTTTTGACAAACTCGAGTGGTACACCATTCCCAAAACTATTTCCTCCTTTTGAGCTTTCATTATTTGATGAGTGAGACCTTTTTCGGAAAGCCTTACATGTGCATAATGTTGAGAATATCGGTATCAACAATGCTTGGTCTTCATTCTTGCTAGATTAGGCACTCTATTGTCTAGCTATAGGTGGGGGTGAGTGTTGTGACTATGGTTTGGAAGCATGAAAAGTTCGAAGGAAAAGAATAGACTCTTTGTGTTTAAATGGATAATCTTATTGGAATTAATAAATAAACGTCTAGCTCGAGTTTATGAAAAGTCTTGGCCCCCGAAAAATATAAAAAAATAAAAAAAAATAGGGGGCTAACAAAGTTGTTTAGAGCTAAGATTTGTTTAGAAGTTGAGAAAATCCTTTATAGATTTCAAAGAAAAAGAGTTTTATGTGCAAAGTGTTCTTGGGATAGACTAGGATTTAGCCATGTTTAGGTTGCATTTTGCATACATGAGTCTTTATCAGGTATTGGAGTACCACATGGAGTTCTTGGAGGCATTTGGGTACATTTGGAGCTCAAAAGAAGTGTTTAAAGCAATTAACGGACGAGCAGCGCACCAGAGCGACCTCACAGGAGCGACGCCGTGAAGTCGCTGTGACAAACATCCCGGAGCGATCCAGCCAGAGCGACATGGAGAGGTCGCTCGCGTTTCTATCGTGAGACATCCCTCTCAGAGCGACTTGCCAGAGCGACGCTCCGAGGTCGCTCGTGTTTCCATGGCGAGACGACACAAAAGACACAAAACGAAGCCCGGAGCGACCTCTCAGAGCGACCCACTGAGGTCGCTCCCGAAGTTCGGAGCGACTTGTTGGAACGACGCACCAAGGTCACTTGCGTCCTCTTGTCCAGAGACACCAAAATCGAGCATCCTGGAGCGACCCCTCAGAGCGACCTACCAAGGTCGCTCCCAGCCAGAGCGACCAGCTCAAGTCGCTCGCGTTTTGACGGGGCGAGACACGAAGAAACACTTCGGGAGCGACCTCCTGGGAGCGACTATGCTAGGTCGCTCCGCGTGTTTGATTGGACGATTTTTATGTTATTTCAGGGGCCTTTTGGTCATTTGTTTTATTGTTTTTAGATTGCCTAAACATAAGTTAAGTACTTGGGGAGCCACCAGAGAAAAAAACAATCTCTTTTCCAGAGAAGAACTAGTGAAAACTTCTTTTGATTCAGATTGGATTGCTCTCGTCTTGTGTTCTTGTTGATTTCTTATGTATTTCTCTACATGATTAATCTGAAATCCAATATGGGTTTAAGAAGAATCATGAAGAGTAGTGAGTAATCACCTTTTTGAATTCATGGGTTAGGGAGATTAAGGGTGATTAGGCAAGATCTAGGATGTTATAGTGTAGATCCTTCTTATTCCTTGCTAGTAGAGTATTCATAATGCATCTTCTGAGTTAGCCACTCAAAAGTTGATCGATAGGCATTTCCCACACGAAAGGTGTTCGATGAAATGCCTGAGACAACTCTCCTAAGCTTTTAACATACTTTACCAAAGACATTTGTTGTTAAAGGTGTTAAGATAGCCAATAGACTTGTTAGTAATGATTGCTTTCATATTATTCAACCAAAGACATTTGATGTTTGAGATATGTTAGTAAATGAACATTCATCTAGACATAGAGTTTGTTTAAGATTGTGTCTAAGCTTAAGGTTGATAGTTTGATTGATCGTTTGCCATCCTTAGTTCGAAACTTGATCACCCAAGATCTAATCCCTATGCCCATGAGTTCTCTTTTCCCTTAGTAAAGAAAGTCATTTCATTTATCATTAATCATTAGTTTAGAAACCTCTTAAATCATTGGTTGCACTTAAATTAAGTGAGTACTTGCATTCTCAGTGCTTGAAATCCCTCAGAAATGGTTCGACAATCACTATACTACAACATTTGTCTTACGAGCCTTGAAAACTCCTAACATCACCATCCTTTGTGAAGGACACGTGGTGTTTCATGCAGTTTCTTCAATTGACGCGTGGAAGATGAGCTAGCAGTAACCGTTTTCGATTTGGACTTCATTGTAATTTTCTGAACCTTTTGTATTAGTTTAATACCAATATGTAATCAAGTCCATTGGGCTAGATATAATGAAAAGAAAGTTGACAAAAAAAAAATAGTAATAAAAATTAAGTATAAATTTTACATTTTCATATAAACAAATATTTTATACCGTTTGATTCGTGGTTATACAGTTATAAATATGCATATGTTTTACTTTGTTCACTTGGACCGGGGCATTTCACTGGGCCTGCAGCCTAAAGAAAAAACGAACTGGGCTTGGCTTTAGATAGGAGTAGATTATTATCTTGCCGCAAAATAGTGAAAATAATAATAATAAAAAACAAATAAAAACCCTAAAATTGGAGAACGAATAGTTGAGATCGCCGTTTGGATCGGGTTTCTCTGAACCCATCGGAAAGCTGAAAAGAAAAAAAGAGATCTGAAGAGAGAAGAACAAAACTGAGTTTCTCTCCTTTCCAACCTTGTACTTATGTCCGAATGAAATTATTAGTTACGCAAAAGGAATGACGAGTAGCTCGTCATCTAAGAAACAAGCTCAAGATCCGCCTGAAACCTCCGAGCCCACTTTGAAATCCCTCAGAACCAAGATGACCAAATCCGACGAAAAGGTGTTGTCTTGTCTCTAGACTTCCTCCATTTTTTTTAGATTCAAAAAGCCAGTAAATACTAACAAAAATCATATATTTTTTTATTGTTGTTGTTTTGGTAATGTTTTATTTAATGGACAGAAGAAGCTTAAAGACATTGAGATAAGCGTTCCACTTGTGTATGGCAACATTGCTTCCTGGCTTGGCAAGAAGGCTAGCGAGTAAGTCTTTTCTTCTCTGTCTGTAAGTTAATTTTAAAGTCAGCTACTTTCTTAATTTCCAAAAGAATCCAGTTTATATTTTGACAATACCCTTCAACTGAATGGATATGTTTCTGCAGATACCAATCTCACAAATGGTCTGTATATGTTCGTGGGGCAACTAACGAAGACATCAGTGTTGTAATAAAGAAAGTTGTCTTCCAGCTTCACTCTAGTTTCAACAACCCCACAAGAGTCATCGAGGAGCCTCCATTCGAGGTTTCCGAATCTGGCTGGGGAGAATTCGAGATTGCTATTACATTGCATTTCCACAGCGACGTCTGTGACAAGCCATTGAGTTTGTAAGTCTCCCATTATAGTTATCGCATGCCATCGATTGAACACATTATATCACTTACGAGTTTTGGTGTACAAAAAACAGATATCATCACTTAAAGTTATACCCAGAAGATGAATCAGGTCCTTTGACTATGAAGAAGCCTGTGGTTGTGGAACACTACGACGAGATTGTGTTTCCTGATCCTTCTGAAAGTTTTCTTTCCAGGGTTCAGAATCACCCCGCTTTGACGTTTCCTAGACTACCCTCTGGTTACAACTTGCCTGCTCCTAGTAAGCTTCTCTTCATTCTACTTTAGTTGATTCATGTTCTTGTAAAATGACTTCTTTACACAACCTGCATTTTTGAATAGTGCAAGTTGATGATAACGGGAAAAAGAAGAGAGGTGATACTAAAGATCATAGCTTGGGACAATGGTTCACGAGCTTCTCTGAAGCTGATGAGTTGTTACAGCTTGCGGCTGCTCGTCAACAGGTAATTAATTAATTAACCAAAGATGGAATAAAGTTACATTTTTCTTGGTGTATGTTTTGATGATTTGTTTCGTTTTTTAAATTCATTGTTCGATAGGTTCAAGCTCATATTGCTAAACTCAGGCGACAAATAAGTTTGCTCGAGGGACAGAATCAGACCATCAAAACAGGTTCTGATCCGTGAAGTTGTTGCCAGTTTCCATTGAGTTGCTTTGTTGTAACATTAATGTGTACCAGTATTAGCTTAGAGTTCGTACCATTCCTTTCATTTTGTATTTGATAAAAATAAAAAAAAGATTAGTTGAAAAAACCCTCTAGGGTGATTCTTTTGCGGTCTTGAATCTTGATACGTTCTCTCTAAGAATCAGTTTGCTAGGACTGTTGACTAAGTTCCATGTTATAGCCGAAATATCTTCTGGTTCGGTTTTGGAATCGAAGTAACCATAAAGCCATAAACTAAAAACTGCTAGAAATAGATATGGCAATTATGGATCTGGACTGCGGGCCTATCCCATAAAGGACTGTTGCGGGACGGTATTGGAACGAGGTTTTCTAGGTCCGCAAATTTGCGGGCTTCGTGGGACGGGTTTTTGCGGGACTGGGTCTTTTGCGGGATGGGCCGAAACGGGTCATGCAGGATTACATAGATCCGCATTTTTTCAGCATTTTTTTATTTTACCTGAAAAAAACGAGAAAGAGAGTGAGAAGAAAGTGATTCTTAAAGAGAGTGAGAAGAAAGTGATTCTTGTGACTTTTCCCCCAGAAAACATAAGGAATTCCGGCGATGATGATTCGAGCTCCGGCGATGACGACTCCAATTCCAGCGACGACGATTCGAGCTCT is a genomic window containing:
- the LOC106303630 gene encoding transcription initiation factor TFIID subunit 14b; amino-acid sequence: MTSSSSSKKQAQDPPETSEPTLKSLRTKMTKSDEKKKLKDIEISVPLVYGNIASWLGKKASEYQSHKWSVYVRGATNEDISVVIKKVVFQLHSSFNNPTRVIEEPPFEVSESGWGEFEIAITLHFHSDVCDKPLSLYHHLKLYPEDESGPLTMKKPVVVEHYDEIVFPDPSESFLSRVQNHPALTFPRLPSGYNLPAPMQVDDNGKKKRGDTKDHSLGQWFTSFSEADELLQLAAARQQVQAHIAKLRRQISLLEGQNQTIKTGSDP